The stretch of DNA ccgcgaggacgacgaggacctGGACGGAGGGGCGGGCACTGCGGGTGGCGAGCTCGCGGCTGAGGGACGGGTTCTGGTACACGGAGAACTTGTCCCgcaccttgccgccgccgccgggcgagcCGGCGCCGTGCTGGgaccccatcgccgccgccgccgccatgaccTGCCCGCGTGAGGCGATGCTCGGCGCAGTCAGGCTGAGGCGTGCGGGCAGCGGACAAGCTATTTGAAATCGGGAAGCAGCGGAGTTCGAACAGGGATGGCAAAGAGACGGACAGCGGAGTTCGTGCCTTTTGCTTGGCCCTACTTATTTTAGATTTGAATTCCCGCTGGCATCGGTGATTGcgaatttgtaaaaaaaaaaaattagacgGCAGAGAACGTTGATCTCAAAAGAAGTCAGAGCGCCTAGAGGGATGAAAACAAATGGCGCAAATTTCAAGCCGAAGGATCTCAAACCAGTTAAAATCGTGTGAAAACAATGTTAAGGTATGAGCAGAAATCTTGATCGTGCTGATGCTCAACTGAACCACTAGCAAATGTAAGCTGGGCagcttcttttcaaaaataaaatatgtaAGCCGGGCAGCAGACAATTACGATCGCCCATTTTTAGTAAACGAACACTAGTCGGCAGATGAGCATAACTATTTTTTTAGGCGAACGACAGGCGAGAGCGAGACTTATAAATTTCAAATGTATGAGTGACGCAAAAACTGCAGGCTTAATAAGCACAATAATACAAACTACGGATCTAGTATATCAAATATGGCAAAACTTGGTTTCTGTAGCAAAGGTATGCAGATTTTGAATTCTCTGCCCTGTTCGGCTGCACATTTTTTTGCTGGGCTGACAACCGTTATACAGTGCTGGCTTATTACCGTTGTCTCTCGCATCTACTGTGTAGCTACAGTAGTTTCAGCCCAGCCAGCGCTGGCTTATAGCCATACCGAACAGCCTGTCTGTTGGTCCCCTAGTTCTGACTTCTGAACCATCCGATTCATCCGTTCTGTGCTCGCTCTAGCATTTTCCTTCTACCCCACGCGGCGTCGTCTCCCTTCGCTTCTGGCACGTCCGTCCCGCTCCACGACGCGTTCCGTCCCCCCACCCGGCAACACAACACGCGGCGGGCGCAAATCCCCGCGACCCCCCACACCAATCGGAGCTGGGAGCCGGCGCCGATCGAATCGACCACCGGACCCCAATCCCGAACCCCCGCCTCCAATCAGGTCCTCCAATCCTCCGCGCCGCGGGCCGGGGAGGCGAGAGCGCGACGATGTCGGGGGCCGGGGACTACCAGGAGATGGCGGCGTCGGTGCCGCCGTCGCTGAAGGCCATCACGCTGACGCACGTCCGGTACCGGCCGGGCGACCCGCTGGGCCTCTTCCTCGCGTGGGTCTCCCTCGTCCCGGTCTTCATCAGCCTCGGCGGCTTCGTCTCCCACTTCCTCTTCCGCCGGGAGCTCCAGGGCCTCTGCTTCGCCGCGGGGCTCCTCGTCTCGCAGGCCCTCAACGAGCTCATCAAGCACTCCGTCGCGCAGTCCCGCCCGGCCTACTGCGAGCTCCTCGAGGCCTGCGACTCCCACGGGTGGCCGTCCAGCCACTCGCagtacaccttcttcttcgccacCTACCTCACGCTCCTCTCGCTCCGCCGGTCGCGCGCGCGCCGGGTGATCGCCGCCGTGCCGTGGCCGCTAGCCTTCCTCACCATGGTGTCCAGGGTGTACCTAGGGTACCACACCGTCGCGCAGGTGAGAGCCCCTTAATTTCGGATCCGATCTGACTAGATGTGATTTTCCATCGAATCGTGCAGTTCACGCTTAAGGCCGGTGCCACTATTCATTTCGCGCTTGTCCTGCTTCGATTCGAAAGCTTGAGAATTGTGCCTTTGTTATGATTCCCCTGTGTTTATGTATTTCCAGTTAAAAGTTTGCTAAGATTTACTATGAGGAAAATTTACATGTCAGTTTCCTGTGGAAGGTAGGACAGAAGCAACTAAGATCAGCAACACAAAAATTTCATGTTTTATTGTTTTTCCATGGAAGGTTGCAAAAGATTGGCTACTGCAGTTATTTGACGTGTGTCAGACCATGGCAGCTTACAgcaacaaagccttttaatccAAAGCCAGTTGTGGTAGGCTAGCGATGAAACCCAACAAGAGTCACAAAAGACCATGACAATTCCCATAACTATGTTCTTTGTCCTAACCTTATTTGAAGGGGGAAACAAAAACAATTTCAACAAAAGCTGCAGAAAAGTTAGTAATATTTGAAGTTAAACTGTGAAACAGTAGTTTCCATAAAGATATATATGCAAGAAGAGCATCAAACTTGAGTAAATTCGTTGTTTAGTTAGGATCATGAACTGGTATCCTGTCCTTTTGAATGCTGTCGTGGTATTGGTCATTTTTGTACTTGATGGCAAACacttttctgaaaaaaattattatttgtttttctGTTAAAAGGCTGTGTGGCATAATAATGCCTCATTTGTATGAATCTATTTAGCATTGGTTTGTTCAGTAAACCAATTGCATTATTATCCATTTGTCCGTAGAACTTTGGTGCATGGTAGAACAGTTAGCCATCATTTAGTGCAATCTGGATCATATGGTGCTCCTTTAGAGTTTAGATTACTTTAAGGAAAAAACGCTTTttgattttattattttatttgaaggaAAAGCGAAAACTGAAAAGAATTTCCATTTGATAAATTCATCAGGTTTTCGCGGGAGCAATAGTGGGCCTTGTCTTTGGTGCTATCTGGTACTGGATTGTCAACACCATGCTTGTTGATTACTTCCCGATGATTGAGGAGAGTGCGATCGGGAGGTGGTTGTACATCAAGGATACATCTCATATTCCAGACGTGCTTAAGTTTGAGTATGATAATGCAAGGGCAACAAGGAAGAAAGTTGCTACTGATTGAGCTTGTAAGTTGCAGCATATCTAATTTCGTTTTGCTTGCTAAGCAGATGCTGCTCAGATACCAAGCGCAGAACCTGGAAATTGCAATtacatttctttttttctaattGATCGAAAAATCACGACTAGTAATCCAGCAATCATTCTTTCTCTGGGAATTCTAAATGTTTTGTGATTGTCGATTTATTCATGAACATGCTTTCTCCATATTCATGGCATTGTTAAAATTAACCTTGATACATGTGAAGCTATTGTTGGCCCGTATCTGGCAACTCCAAAAGCTGTCATTGGCTATCAACCTTCACCTCATTTTATCAATATTGATTTTACTCTAAACTTGATCTACCTTATCGCATTTTTATGACCTTCACATGATAGTCCCTACTTTCAGTGTTCCGATCAAATTTGCTCGACCTTTATCCATGTGATAAAATTCATTGTTCCCATGTGCCGAACTGGTCCTCATATTTTCTTATGTCAATGCAGGTTGTGCCCCCGTTTTTCATTTTGCTCACAGTGATTATAAGAATGTGTGCGGCATGTTATTTGCTTCAGTTGCTGCACACAGACACATGTAGCAGCAATATTTTCAGTAGAAGAAATGTCTATTACAGCTTGGCATTTTGCTTTTCCTGGGCATATGCTAATCTTTGCTCAGTCATTTTGTTTCTCGTAATGGCAGTTTGATCATAACTTGACTATTGCTTACATTTAGAAATGACATGTGAACAATACGTGAAATTCATTTCCAGCATCGAGATAATCTTTCGTTGGTTGTCTGTGTGTAAGATAACTGCAATGTGTTGCGTTCAATGTTGCCGAAACATGAATACATGTATGATGATGTATACCAATTACATGTCGCATCCTATGTAGCAATATTTTAGCATTTTTGTGTACACTACACCAAGTTTAGCATGATTAATAATCTTCTGGCACAGCCGCACAGTACATGCAAGGGGTTAGTAAAATGCTGCTTTTAAGGTCCTGTATCTAAATCTAGAAAACTTGTCGATCCCGTAGAGATAAATAGCTCGAAGAACAATAAATCCTGGAGCTGGAGGTATGTTAGGAGCATTTGGATAAATCATTTTATTTGTAGTTTATACTAAATATGAATATTTAGCCCACTTTGATTTAGTCTACAAACTACGTATCCAACCTGAATCTCGGATCTAGAGTTGTGCCGAAAAGGTCGTATAAAGTGGGATCCTTTTCCAGCCAAGGTGTTCAATCAAAGGAGAGATAATGTAATAGGCTACACCAATGCCATATTACATCTTTATGAAATATCCATCCTGTAGTGTCAAAAATAAGTCAAAATGTTACCTTGAGTGATTATCAAGCAAGTGTACAAGCTATTTTCTTCTTCAGGGCCTCAGGGGCATACATCCCGGTATACACTCAACACAAACAATTCCCCAGTAATATACCAGGAGCAGATTTAGCTTCTTAGAAAACCACTAAGAAAAGTTATCACAAACAGGGTCTTGGGCGGTTTTGACCTATCACAAACAACTGGTTAACAGTGCTTGATGCCCCGTTGTTTGATAGACATGACCCCGGTGAACTTTTTGgcctggcttcgcccctgttcGGCAGGGTCCCGGTATACACTCAACGCATTACGCGAAGGTCGTCCCACGCTCAATCAAGGCAGTAAACGTACACTGCATTGCGCAATTCATTAGTTGTGCACTTGCGACGCACTTTTTACCCctcccacccacccacccacacaaaataaaaaataaaaccaCCAATGCTGTTTTAGCAAAATGAAATTCGAATAAACTGAGTAAATTCGAAATCAGAGCCAAATACTGGACATAAATTACGAGACACACCATTT from Panicum virgatum strain AP13 chromosome 9K, P.virgatum_v5, whole genome shotgun sequence encodes:
- the LOC120652739 gene encoding lipid phosphate phosphatase gamma-like, which produces MSGAGDYQEMAASVPPSLKAITLTHVRYRPGDPLGLFLAWVSLVPVFISLGGFVSHFLFRRELQGLCFAAGLLVSQALNELIKHSVAQSRPAYCELLEACDSHGWPSSHSQYTFFFATYLTLLSLRRSRARRVIAAVPWPLAFLTMVSRVYLGYHTVAQVFAGAIVGLVFGAIWYWIVNTMLVDYFPMIEESAIGRWLYIKDTSHIPDVLKFEYDNARATRKKVATD